The following are from one region of the Hymenobacter sp. YIM 151858-1 genome:
- a CDS encoding DUF4199 domain-containing protein, whose protein sequence is MADALLSPERNAIRYGIFSAIGMSLYLVIASLFGFASNMSYSWLNQLVLVVGICMSIAHFKRARHDRMPYLQGFGTGIMTGIVGSVLFALFFVIYVAVFPNLMEQLREEQLFGFDLSVTIAFLAIVLQGSWGGMIISLIAMQYFKSPDHKPLQHVE, encoded by the coding sequence ATGGCTGACGCCCTTCTCTCTCCCGAACGCAACGCAATCCGCTATGGCATCTTTTCGGCCATTGGTATGAGCCTGTATCTGGTAATTGCTTCGCTATTTGGCTTTGCCTCCAACATGAGTTACAGCTGGCTCAACCAGCTGGTGCTGGTAGTCGGCATTTGCATGTCGATTGCTCATTTCAAGCGCGCGCGCCACGACCGCATGCCCTACCTGCAGGGTTTCGGCACCGGCATCATGACGGGTATCGTGGGCTCGGTGCTGTTTGCTTTGTTCTTCGTTATCTACGTGGCGGTGTTTCCGAATCTGATGGAGCAATTGCGCGAGGAACAGCTCTTCGGCTTCGATTTGTCGGTAACCATTGCATTCCTGGCCATTGTGCTGCAAGGCTCCTGGGGAGGCATGATTATCTCGTTGATTGCCATGCAATACTTCAAAAGCCCCGACCACAAGCCCCTTCAGCACGTAGAATAG